Proteins encoded in a region of the Macaca mulatta isolate MMU2019108-1 chromosome X, T2T-MMU8v2.0, whole genome shotgun sequence genome:
- the LOC709980 gene encoding kita-kyushu lung cancer antigen 1 homolog: MNIYLLLASSILCALMIVFWKYRFQRNTGEMSSISTAFALLRRSSTGLINSNTDNNLSFNNLSRDILNNFPHSIDMQKRLLVNLKRVEYKMAELEYILVSQGFRGASGHRKAT, from the exons ATGAACATCTATTTACTCCTAGCGAGCAGCATTCTGTGTGCCTTGATGATTGTCTTCTGGAAATACCGCTTTCAG AGAAACACTGGTGAAATGTCATCAATTTCTACTGCTTTTGCACTACTAAGACGCTCTTCTACTGGGTTAATTAACAGCAATACAGACAACAATCTTTCATTCAACAACCTCTCTcgggatattttaaataatttcccaCACTCGATAGACATGCAGAAGCGACTATTGGTAAACCTCAAGAGGGTGGAATACAAAATGGCTGAACTGGAATATATTCTAGTTAGCCAGGGTTTCAGAGGTGCATCAGGTCACCGGAAAGCCACCTAA